One stretch of Daphnia pulicaria isolate SC F1-1A chromosome 6, SC_F0-13Bv2, whole genome shotgun sequence DNA includes these proteins:
- the LOC124342159 gene encoding uncharacterized protein K02A2.6-like has translation MPPKPFKPYGTPPHLDLEEFKDNFEIWHQQWKIFLSLSTINTALPQGERPEYIANILLSCLSNATLKAVLTMGLSATDLVDADVIIKKLQERCNAGRNCHVWRQQFASRVQRDSESVENWLGDLRDIARKCEFEKDCCAACLNTRLLGQIVFGVSDDEVRRKLLELGAKLTLDKAINIIRTAEATRLQSSNMKQGATALVNQIKSSTGKRINDKQAPPPKSQYRGKPSVRWHPPGCHPYGCWNCGSASRHAKEECPAFGKECHSCHKSGHFQSVCTQGNSSPKPETAGSILIQSILHNDMVRLSVTPACSVEESFIQMLPDTGASIDAIPACLYRCQFKDIPLSSHGPKAITATGAPIVSLGQFPASFVWAASSGGPVVTSIHVLQDLQQPVISKATQKKLGMLPAQYPHACVLAAITTSPSDVPKLPDIQSTLSELMKEVPSIFDGVCRPMRGAPCHFQLKDDSVPSYIRGSRPISVPLMPKVKRELDSLENQQVIAKVSEPTAWVHPIVIVPKADGEIRICGDFTSLNRCIIRPVFEAPTSFQAVRTIPPGMKFFTVIDALKGYHQVELDDESSLMTTISTPYGRYKYLRLPFGVSLAGDDYGRRLADIFDDFPNCRRVVEDVLVFSATWDEHVSLVRRLFHLAAEHQIAINVKKIVFAQPSVLFGGYVVSESGFLPNPDLLKAIREFPKPTCVSEMRAFHGLCQQVGNFSDELATLLRPLAPLLRKDFVWEWTQQHETDFQAARAALSSSSVSKLAFYNPAHPTSLHVDASRLRGLGFILRQQQTNGSWNVVQAGSRFLSDAESRYAMIELECLAAAWAMRKCRQFLEGLPSFNLFTNHRPLIPILNDYFLDKLDNPRILRLRLSMQRYSFVASWVPGRNNVMADALSRSPVDQPSPTDEIAEGPHSASEHVHLMDVMEGSSSNNPDILLSSVSAASAVDPVLISLRHTILQGFPNDKCNLPLDLRPFWQVRSQLYIDGDLILVGPRVVIPVSLRQEVLRRLLQMHQGATKIRQRARQSVYWPSIDNDIVMAVKSCPTCSELLPSNPSEPLLPHEPASRPFEFIFADLGTFRGRDFLIVADQFSGWPQVYPFPDTNTSTRRIIDALRSFFTCGAGAPIKLWSDGGPQFKSDEYLTFLREWDISHGRSSPHHPKSNGYAEAAVKSMKKLIAGSWTSGSFDLDKFGKGLLLFRNAPIAGGASPSQVVFNRPTRDLIPAHRRSFAPEWQKAAGILEKRALRAKELRTFHYNRTTRPLPALRVGDNVVIQHHRSKRWTTPGVIVEVGAFRDYLVKTPAGRLFRRNRRFLRLHSPTAVPHSPSPAPNSVHPPVSSSSPTTAAPPVPAAPADTSPAGPRRSTRLVAKKP, from the coding sequence ATGCCTCCCAAACCATTCAAACCGTATGGCACGCCACCCCATCTGGACTTAGAAGAATTCAAAGACAACTTCGAGATATGGCATCAGCAGTGGAAGATATTTCTCTCCCTCTCCACCATCAACACGGCGCTGCCTCAGGGTGAACGCCCGGAATACATTGCAAATATTCTCCTGTCCTGTCTCTCGAATGCGACACTGAAGGCGGTGTTGACAATGGGTCTATCCGCGACCGACTTGGTGGATGCTGACGTCATTATCAAGAAACTGCAGGAGCGGTGCAACGCTGGCCGAAATTGTCATGTTTGGCGCCAGCAGTTTGCgtctcgtgttcagcgtgattCCGAGTCAGTCGAAAATTGGCTCGGCGACCTTCGAGATATTGCTCGCAAGTGCGAGTTCGAAAAGGATTGCTGTGCTGCCTGCCTGAACACACGTCTGTTGGGACAAATCGTTTTCGGTGTTTCTGACGACGAAGTGCGTCGCAAGCTTTTGGAGCTCGGCGCTAAGCTGACACTGGATAAAGCCATCAACATTATCCGCACGGCAGAGGCTACGCGTCTACAGTCGTCCAACATGAAGCAGGGCGCCACAGCACTGGTGAATCAAATCAAGTCTTCTACAGGAAAGCGCATCAACGACAAACAGGCCCCGCCTCCGAAAAGTCAGTACCGCGGTAAACCATCTGTTCGTTGGCATCCGCCCGGTTGTCATCCGTATGGTTGCTGGAACTGCGGATCAGCTTCACGTCATGCTAAAGAGGAGTGCCCTGCGTTCGGGAAGGAATGTCATTCGTGCCACAAGTCGGGTCATTTCCAGTCCGTGTGCACTCAAGGTAATTCGTCCCCGAAACCTGAGACGGCCGGCAGTATTTTGATTCAGTCCATCCTTCACAACGACATGGTCCGGCTCAGTGTCACCCCTGCCTGCAGCGTTGAAGAGTCGTTCATTCAGATGCTTCCGGATACTGGAGCGTCCATCGATGCCATTCCGGCTTGTTTATACCGGTGTCAGTTCAAAGACATTCCGTTATCTTCTCATGGGCCCAAGGCAATCACTGCTACAGGAGCTCCAATAGTGTCACTGGGCCAGTTTCCGGCATCGTTTGTTTGGGCCGCCAGTTCCGGTGGTCCGGTCGTCACTTCAATCCACGTTCTTCAAGATCTACAGCAACCTGTCATCTCGAAAGCAACGCAGAAAAAACTTGGAATGCTCCCCGCCCAATACCCTCACGCTTGTGTATTGGCGGCTATTACCACTTCCCCATCGGATGTTCCAAAGTTGCCAGATATCCAATCGACATTGAGTGAGTTGATGAAGGAGGTGCCTTCAATATTCGACGGTGTTTGCCGGCCCATGCGCGGCGCACCCTGCCACTTCCAGCTCAAGGACGATTCTGTCCCCTCATACATCCGTGGTTCGCGCCCTATTTCCGTTCCGCTGATGCCGAAGGTCAAACGCGAGTTAGATTCATTGGAGAACCAGCAGGTCATCGCCAAAGTATCTGAACCGACGGCGTGGGTCCATCCCATAGTGATTGTTCCAAAAGCGGACGGCGAAATCAGGATCTGCGGTGATTTCACTTCTCTCAACCGATGCATCATCCGTCCGGTTTTCGAGGCCCCGACATCCTTTCAGGCGGTCCGCACGATTCCTCCGGGAATGAAATTCTTCACTGTCATCGACGCTCTCAAAGGCTATCATCAAGTGGAACTTGACGACGAGTCCAGCCTCATGACGACCATTTCAACTCCGTATGGCCGCTACAAATACCTTCGCCTGCCTTTTGGTGTTTCTCTCGCCGGTGACGACTACGGTCGGCGTCTTGCCGACATTTTTGATGATTTCCCGAACTGCCGGCGTGTAGTCGAAGACGTTCTGGTCTTTTCTGCCACTTGGGACGAACACGTTAGTCTCGTACGGCGTTTATTTCATCTCGCGGCGGAACATCAAATAGCCATCAacgtgaaaaaaattgtttttgctcAACCCTCCGTGTTGTTTGGTGGCTACGTCGTCAGTGAGAGTGGTTTCCTGCCCAATCCGGATCTTCTCAAGGCCATTCGTGAGTTCCCGAAGCCAACATGCGTTTCAGAGATGCGGGCCTTTCACGGCCTCTGTCAACAAGTTGGTAACTTTTCAGACGAATTGGCAACCCTTCTTCGCCCCCTGGCTCCCCTCTTACGAAAGGATTTTGTGTGGGAATGGACTCAACAACACGAAACGGACTTTCAGGCTGCCCGGGCCGCCTTATCTTCGTCGTCCGTTTCCAAATTGGCGTTTTACAACCCGGCTCACCCGACGTCCCTCCATGTTGATGCTTCTCGTCTGCGCGGATTAGGCTTCATCCTCCGTCAACAGCAGACCAATGGCAGTTGGAATGTCGTCCAAGCTGGATCCCGCTTCCTGTCGGATGCCGAGTCCCGCTACGCCATGATTGAACTGGAGTGTTTGGCTGCGGCATGGGCGATGCGGAAATGCCGGCAATTTCTTGAGGGACTTCCATCGTTTAATCTCTTTACGAATCACCGCCCCTTGATCCCCATTCTAAACGATTACTTTCTAGACAAGCTAGACAATCCCCGGATTTTGCGCCTTCGCCTTTCCATGCAGCGATATTCTTTCGTCGCGTCGTGGGTTCCTGGAAGAAATAACGTAATGGCCGACGCGTTATCCCGTTCTCCTGTTGATCAGCCTTCTCCAACCGATGAAATTGCAGAAGGCCCCCATTCTGCTTCCGAGCATGTTCACCTGATGGATGTGATGGAAGGTTCAAGCTCCAACAATCCTGATATTTTGCTATCATCAGTATCTGCTGCATCGGCCGTCGATCCTGTGCTGATTTCTCTCCGTCACACCATTCTACAAGGTTTTCCTAACGATAAATGCAACCTTCCTTTAGATCTCCGTCCGTTCTGGCAGGTCCGCAGTCAACTTTATATTGATGGGGACCTCATCCTTGTCGGCCCTCGTGTTGTCATCCCGGTTTCCTTACGTCAAGAAGTTCTCCGGCGGCTCCTTCAGATGCACCAGGGAGCAACGAAGATTCGTCAGCGCGCCCGTCAATCGGTGTATTGGCCGTCCATAGACAATGACATCGTTATGGCCGTCAAGTCTTGCCCAACATGCTCCGAGCTTCTCCCTTCCAACCCGTCGGAGCCCCTTCTTCCACACGAACCGGCATCCCGTCCGTTCGAATTTATCTTTGCCGACCTTGGCACTTTTCGCGGTCGCGATTTTTTGATTGTTGCCGACCAGTTCAGTGGTTGGCCCCAGGTGTACCCCTTTCCAGACACCAACACATCGACACGCCGAATCATCGACGCCCTCCGCTCCTTCTTCACTTGCGGAGCAGGCGCTCCTATCAAGCTTTGGTCAGACGGTGGCCCGCAGTTCAAGTCGGATGAGTATCTAACTTTCCTTCGAGAATGGGACATCTCTCACGGCCGGTCTTCTCCTCATCATCCCAAGTCTAACGGTTATGCGGAAGCTGCCGtgaaatcaatgaaaaaactcATTGCTGGATCCTGGACCTCAGGTTCCTTTGACCTGGACAAGTTTGGAAAGggcctcctcctcttccgtaATGCTCCCATTGCTGGAGGCGCATCCCCTTCTCAGGTGGTCTTTAACCGACCCACTCGTGACCTAATCCCGGCTCATCGTCGTTCGTTTGCGCCTGAATGGCAGAAGGCTGCCGGAATTCTCGAAAAACGCGCACTCCGCGCCAAAGAACTCCGTACATTCCATTACAACCGCACCACACGCCCACTTCCTGCCCTTCGCGTCGGTGATAACGTCGTCATTCAGCATCACCGTTCCAAACGCTGGACCACTCCGGGAGTCATCGTGGAAGTTGGCGCATTCAGGGACTACTTGGTAAAGACCCCCGCTGGTCGGCTTTTCCGTCGTAATCGACGTTTTCTTCGTTTGCATTCCCCTACGGCCGTGCCTCATAGCCCGTCTCCGGCGCCAAATAGTGTCCATCCTCcggtttcatcttcttctccgaCGACAGCAGCCCCTCCTGTTCCCGCTGCTCCCGCTGACACATCACCGGCCGGTCCTCGTCGCTCGACGCGTCTCGTGGCCAAGAAACCGTAA